Proteins from a genomic interval of Hydrogenophaga sp. PAMC20947:
- a CDS encoding alpha/beta fold hydrolase, translated as MKNLPEVASPTVPKSAAWMSVPAFWPMAMASALMQQGSALYAKNLHFVEEEILIHSHQRPELATPHRTRLDLRTMVLREYGTPGQGIPTVVDAPHAGHTASIADYHRGQSLVETLLANGVGHVLLTDWKSATPDMKDLEIDNYLEEMLVVIDDLGGRVNLVGLCQGGWVSTMLAARFPDKVNALVLAGAPIDTDAGQGPIRKMVHDSPSSFYDELVGLGQGLMKGKFMLQGWKNMHPEQHYMQDHIDLYEHIDDAAYLAKEERFERWYENPIDLPGRWYLQVIQQLFKENRLAKGTFVGLGRELHLKDITCPLYLLAGADDDITSPEQVLNAAQLVGTPPEQIRQQTIPGGHIGLFMGARTLSETWPPIARWIAAQSA; from the coding sequence ATGAAAAACCTACCTGAAGTTGCCTCTCCCACCGTGCCAAAGAGCGCGGCCTGGATGAGTGTCCCAGCCTTCTGGCCCATGGCCATGGCCAGCGCCCTCATGCAACAGGGATCGGCCCTCTACGCCAAAAATCTCCATTTTGTGGAAGAGGAGATCCTCATCCACAGCCACCAGCGACCCGAGCTGGCCACGCCCCACCGCACGCGGCTCGACCTGCGCACCATGGTGCTGCGCGAGTACGGCACACCCGGGCAGGGCATCCCCACCGTGGTGGATGCCCCCCACGCTGGCCATACCGCGTCCATCGCCGACTACCACCGCGGGCAGAGCCTGGTCGAGACCCTGCTGGCCAACGGGGTCGGCCATGTGCTTCTGACCGACTGGAAGAGCGCCACGCCCGACATGAAAGACCTGGAAATCGACAACTACCTGGAAGAGATGCTGGTGGTCATCGACGATCTGGGCGGCCGGGTGAACCTGGTCGGCCTGTGTCAAGGCGGCTGGGTGTCGACCATGCTGGCGGCGCGATTCCCCGACAAGGTCAACGCCCTTGTGCTGGCGGGCGCACCCATCGACACCGATGCCGGGCAAGGCCCGATCCGCAAGATGGTCCATGACTCGCCGAGCTCGTTCTACGACGAACTGGTGGGATTGGGTCAGGGCCTCATGAAGGGCAAGTTCATGCTGCAGGGCTGGAAGAACATGCACCCCGAGCAGCACTACATGCAGGACCACATCGACCTCTACGAACACATCGACGATGCCGCTTACCTGGCCAAAGAGGAAAGGTTCGAGCGCTGGTACGAAAACCCGATCGACCTGCCGGGTCGCTGGTACCTGCAGGTGATTCAGCAGCTCTTCAAGGAAAACCGCCTGGCCAAGGGCACCTTTGTCGGACTCGGGCGCGAGCTGCACCTGAAAGACATCACCTGCCCACTCTATTTGCTGGCGGGAGCCGACGACGACATCACCAGCCCGGAGCAGGTGCTCAACGCCGCGCAACTCGTGGGCACACCGCCGGAGCAGATTCGCCAGCAGACCATCCCTGGCGGTCACATCGGCCTGTTCATGGGCGCACGCACGCTGTCCGAAACCTGGCCACCCATTGCGCGCTGGATCGCCGCCCAATCAGCGTGA